From Methanosarcina lacustris Z-7289, one genomic window encodes:
- the purL gene encoding phosphoribosylformylglycinamidine synthase subunit PurL yields the protein MLPEEDLKIIIKELGREPTLVEQGCFLNMWSEHCSYRSSAPLLKTFTTTGENVVIGPGDDAAIIKFEDGYVLAIGMESHNHPSYVDPYNGAATGVGGIVRDIISMGARPIALMDPLYFGPLDTPKNLFLFEQIIKGIAGYGNCIGVPVVNGETFFDRRYSGNPLVNVVGVGLCREDEVITARSQKAGNKLVLAGSSTGKDGLGGASFASRDLSESAEADDRPSVQVGDPYTEKLVMEMTLETIKKGYVKSCKDLGAAGLGGASSELAVKGGLGARIIADAVPQREPNMNAYEILLAESQERMLFEVAPEDVDAVLALVQKYDLNGAVIGYLTEELTYTVEFRGEIVADIPIDFLTGGAPTCEKPSEAPTRREEGKKPDGPEDLKAAFLKVLSSYNIASKEWIYRQYDHEVQLRTVVKPGEDSGVLRITDTKGIALSCGCQPRVTLLDPYTGGKTAIIENAMNLAVKGAEGLAIVNCLNFGNPDRPETYWQFKNAVLGLGDEARRFSIPVVGGNVSLYNESDEFKTAIPPTPSIGMIGKVDLETPLPSSFFAKAGDSIILVGETTPEMGGSEYYACIGSENAGNVPAVPENAPDVIKAIVKTVKSGKLSSAHDLSLGGIGAGLAKMCRNLGGKVDLSEVAGETQVDEFLFSETPARALLATPEPEAVREMLKGVPHAVIGKVGGENLEIKGKNFEVSLSLKEIAEAYGSLTRFMMG from the coding sequence ATGTTACCTGAAGAAGACCTGAAGATTATTATCAAAGAACTTGGGCGAGAGCCTACTCTGGTAGAGCAGGGCTGTTTTTTAAATATGTGGAGTGAACACTGTTCCTACCGCTCAAGCGCCCCTCTCCTGAAAACCTTCACAACCACGGGCGAAAACGTTGTTATCGGTCCCGGAGACGATGCTGCAATTATTAAATTCGAAGATGGATATGTGCTTGCCATAGGCATGGAAAGCCACAACCACCCTTCATATGTAGATCCTTATAACGGGGCAGCTACCGGTGTGGGAGGGATTGTGAGGGACATCATCTCTATGGGAGCCCGTCCAATAGCCCTTATGGATCCGCTCTATTTCGGGCCTCTGGACACCCCGAAAAACCTCTTCCTTTTCGAGCAGATAATTAAAGGAATCGCAGGATACGGGAACTGCATAGGAGTGCCAGTGGTCAACGGCGAGACTTTTTTTGACCGAAGATACAGTGGAAACCCACTGGTAAATGTGGTAGGGGTAGGGCTCTGCCGGGAAGACGAAGTAATAACCGCCCGCTCCCAGAAAGCCGGAAATAAGCTCGTGCTTGCAGGTTCCAGTACAGGAAAAGACGGGCTTGGCGGGGCTTCTTTTGCTTCCAGAGATCTTTCCGAATCAGCTGAAGCTGACGACCGCCCTAGCGTACAGGTAGGAGACCCATACACTGAAAAACTTGTCATGGAAATGACTCTGGAAACCATCAAAAAAGGGTATGTAAAATCCTGTAAAGATCTTGGGGCTGCAGGGCTTGGAGGAGCAAGCTCGGAACTGGCTGTAAAAGGAGGACTGGGGGCACGCATTATTGCAGATGCGGTTCCGCAGCGTGAACCCAACATGAATGCATATGAAATCCTGCTTGCTGAGTCTCAGGAGCGTATGCTCTTTGAAGTAGCTCCTGAAGATGTCGATGCAGTACTTGCCCTGGTACAGAAGTATGACCTGAATGGGGCTGTGATCGGTTACCTTACAGAAGAGCTCACATATACCGTTGAGTTCAGAGGGGAAATCGTTGCCGACATTCCAATTGATTTTCTGACCGGAGGAGCCCCCACCTGCGAGAAGCCCTCAGAAGCTCCCACGCGAAGGGAAGAAGGCAAAAAGCCTGACGGTCCAGAAGACCTGAAAGCGGCTTTCCTGAAGGTCCTGTCCTCCTACAACATTGCCTCAAAGGAATGGATCTACAGGCAGTATGACCATGAGGTCCAGCTAAGGACCGTTGTCAAGCCTGGAGAAGACTCCGGAGTGCTCAGGATTACCGATACAAAAGGAATTGCACTTTCCTGCGGCTGTCAGCCCAGAGTCACTCTTCTTGACCCCTACACAGGAGGAAAGACTGCAATCATCGAAAACGCCATGAATCTTGCAGTAAAAGGTGCAGAGGGTCTGGCTATTGTAAACTGCCTTAACTTTGGAAATCCGGATCGCCCTGAAACCTACTGGCAGTTCAAAAACGCCGTACTTGGGCTTGGAGATGAAGCCAGAAGGTTTTCAATTCCGGTAGTTGGAGGGAACGTTTCTCTCTATAACGAAAGTGATGAGTTCAAGACTGCAATCCCCCCCACTCCCTCGATAGGAATGATAGGGAAAGTGGATCTCGAAACTCCTCTGCCCTCAAGTTTCTTTGCGAAGGCAGGAGACAGCATTATCCTTGTAGGAGAGACAACACCTGAAATGGGAGGCTCCGAATACTATGCCTGCATAGGGTCTGAAAATGCCGGAAATGTCCCTGCAGTCCCGGAGAACGCCCCTGACGTTATAAAAGCCATAGTCAAAACTGTTAAAAGTGGAAAACTCAGTTCTGCACATGACCTTTCCCTTGGAGGAATCGGTGCAGGGCTTGCAAAGATGTGCAGAAACCTGGGTGGAAAAGTAGACCTCAGTGAAGTTGCAGGAGAAACGCAGGTAGACGAGTTCCTGTTCTCAGAAACTCCCGCAAGGGCACTGCTTGCAACACCCGAGCCTGAAGCTGTACGGGAAATGCTTAAAGGTGTGCCCCATGCAGTAATCGGCAAAGTGGGAGGCGAGAACCTTGAAATCAAAGGCAAGAATTTCGAGGTTTCCCTTTCCTTAAAAGAAATCGCAGAAGCTTACGGCAGCCTTACCAGATTTATGATGGGATGA
- a CDS encoding glycoside hydrolase family 57 protein has product MCLGVHLPYNPKWYWPVEGFSGVPEMDRYFDQHQIFTRFLKTGREFLRLNDLFLESIERGGSYTFDLSGPFIEQCRWDPELLESFRELSESNRVEFTGSCSYHSLSALYPDLSWFKEEVMSYREMLRELLGVNPETFVDTELLYTERVGSLLVDMGFRRLIAEGSRNILDGCDPVRVFENHLPILLRHINLSEDLELRFSETSWEGYPLIPEKFADWIASMEGDVLTLYLNYTSLCFHQRSKSTIADFIRAFPEALKSRGIEMITPSEAVSRFSPVKLPTLGTEQTIRYGMNNAVGNHAQQLYLRELVRVGEELAEIKSKPNYQKLKQVFGYLQQSEILFSMNAGNAREGSEKAVNYYSILSDLRRAILEEGA; this is encoded by the coding sequence ATGTGTCTGGGAGTACATCTGCCTTACAATCCCAAGTGGTACTGGCCCGTGGAAGGTTTTTCCGGGGTGCCCGAAATGGACAGGTATTTTGATCAACACCAAATTTTCACAAGGTTCTTGAAAACAGGCAGAGAATTTCTGCGCCTTAATGATCTTTTCTTGGAATCCATTGAAAGAGGGGGAAGCTATACCTTTGACCTTTCAGGTCCTTTTATTGAACAATGCAGGTGGGACCCTGAACTTCTTGAATCTTTCAGGGAACTTTCGGAAAGCAACAGGGTAGAATTTACAGGTAGCTGCAGTTATCATTCCCTTAGTGCCCTTTATCCTGACCTTTCCTGGTTTAAAGAGGAAGTAATGAGTTACAGGGAAATGCTCAGGGAACTGTTAGGGGTAAACCCCGAAACTTTCGTGGACACGGAACTTCTGTATACGGAAAGAGTGGGAAGTTTACTTGTAGATATGGGTTTCAGGCGTCTTATTGCCGAAGGGTCAAGAAACATACTGGATGGATGCGATCCTGTCCGCGTTTTTGAAAACCACCTCCCGATTCTTCTCAGGCACATAAACCTCAGTGAAGACCTTGAACTGCGCTTTTCTGAAACAAGCTGGGAAGGCTATCCTCTGATCCCGGAAAAGTTTGCAGACTGGATTGCAAGCATGGAAGGGGATGTCCTGACCCTTTATTTAAATTACACAAGCCTTTGCTTTCACCAGAGGAGCAAGAGCACGATAGCCGATTTTATACGGGCTTTTCCAGAAGCCCTGAAGAGCAGGGGTATTGAAATGATCACACCTTCGGAGGCAGTAAGCAGGTTCAGTCCCGTGAAACTTCCTACCCTTGGGACCGAACAGACAATCCGTTACGGAATGAACAATGCTGTCGGAAACCATGCACAACAGCTCTATCTAAGGGAGCTGGTAAGGGTAGGGGAAGAACTTGCAGAAATTAAATCCAAACCGAATTACCAGAAGCTGAAGCAGGTTTTCGGTTACCTCCAGCAGAGTGAAATTCTTTTTTCAATGAATGCGGGGAACGCCCGTGAAGGGTCTGAAAAGGCTGTGAACTACTATTCCATTCTCTCGGATTTAAGAAGAGCCATTCTGGAGGAAGGGGCATGA